The genomic DNA ACAAATTTGACATTTAATCCAAATTGATTTTTGATCAatgaaatatgatataaaattatgCAATCGTTTCATCATTACCCTCACGATTGATGAGTAAGTGAGATGATAATTTCAAAATGATCGAAAAtagacatacgtatgtatgtatattacaataaaacaaaactcaCCGAAAACTCGAAGTTTTATAAAAATCTGATAATGATTTCTGATCTTTTAATCAATCAAGTCCTGTACTGCGATAAGGAAACGTACTACCGGCCCTTAAAAATTGTAGGTTATCCGATTGACAGCCACACGCAGTGTTGCCACTACTAAAAATGTCATATATACTTGTcagcataaaaaaatatccgtttcatcaaaaatttaagagggctgtacacccgaaaccttaattttgttgccgttcctttcttcgatatatatattgagtgaatgcgacagttgcgcttcgaccagataaaacgtattttaaattgacaaaatcgaggtttcgtattctcctattttctcctccgaaactggaccaattttaaaaaaaacatcatcatcggtatgagaaagatattttctgtgcaactatgtgcgtatttttttttaaatcgaccgttaaataagcacgctggactcttttcgtgggtgtaaaaaagaggcgattttattaatttttggcggctcctagctcctataaaaataacttatcaaaaaaataaaacgatagatgcaacccaatggtggatatccatagtatattaaaaataatttatctagtgctataattgaggaagggagaagtgtaatacgtttgtatggacaaggcgctggtgtccagccttcTTAAGTACATAAATAGCTAGGATATTGGGTCGCTCAAGTTGACCTGCTTAAGTTACATGCATTTGAATGTTTGCCTTGATCTCTCTCGCCCTCCTAAGTTAaatctgcaatgtcgatttcaatCAAGTCAAACCTGAGGCGCAGCACGTCGATGGTACTCGCGCAAGTACTTTCCCCCAccgctgacgtgacgtcacacgCGAGCTAGTTGCTTGCGCCTATTTTATGCGATGTGGACGTGTACACGCCGTTTACTTGTACACATTTAGACGGTCATCTTATGTAAAATTTCACCTGCATATTATTGCAATAAGTCATAAATTTACCGTAAATGCATACTGACCTAACATGCTTCAGATAAGGTCGTGCAAGTGGACCTACTCAAgtcacatatacattttttatatgtacgatTGTGTATTACTTGCGTATAGAAAcctaatttcaatttcaagcaAATCTGACTGATGTGACGTCACACGCAAGTAACCTTGCCTATTACCTGCTTGGTGTAGAtcgttaatgtattatatatacatcacTCTTTGAGTTGTAGTCTGTAATCGCAGATTGTAATCtgcaaagtaaaaaaaagtactCTTGCACATCTAAATGTATATAGAATCGAAGTCATTTTAACTTTCGAAAATGTCTAGATGGGCAGACGATCAAACGTGTAAATTTTTGGAGATGTACAGACAGTTTGAGTGCTTGTGGGATAAAAAGAATGAATTCTACTCGAATAAAGATGCGAGGGAAAGTACTCTAAAACATATTGCTCAACAAATGGACATAGATGGTTTTGGTGTAGAAGAAGCCAAAACTAAAATAAGAAGTTTACGTTCTACCTATATGGGAGAAATCGCGAAAATAAAGAAATCCAAATCGAACCCTGCCACTACACGTGTCTATCAGCCAAATTTAAAATGGTTTCCTATTTTGGAACCAATAATGGCCAGTCGTTATGTGAAAACAAAGACACACGATCCAGTAAGTTACATAATTTGTTTTAccgaataaatatacatatgtacctagttattattattgtatcatATTTTGCAGTTTTCATAAGGCTATGAGGCCACTTGACTTGAATTTTAAAGCTGAAAGTTAAGTCATAtcctaaaaaaaatgttacttttaaaatctttaatttatttaacatttaagtCAGTAACTGATATCAGATTGATTTTTGACTCCCTTTTTTTCTGGATATTTCATTCCCTCTAAAAATCTGCGATTATTAAACAGTCATTTCCAGATGCTATTATTAATGGGACTTATCTTACTTTTAGGAATTAACTAGTGATGTACAAAACGCAGTTAAAAGTGAGGTGAATACATTTAACCTCGTATCACCTGGATGTTCAACAAgcaagaaaattaaattacatgaaGGTAATGAAGATGAGTTGTTAAATATGGCCGTACAGATAATGACCAAACCGCCA from Arctopsyche grandis isolate Sample6627 chromosome 1, ASM5162203v2, whole genome shotgun sequence includes the following:
- the LOC143911254 gene encoding uncharacterized protein LOC143911254 isoform X1; protein product: MSRWADDQTCKFLEMYRQFECLWDKKNEFYSNKDARESTLKHIAQQMDIDGFGVEEAKTKIRSLRSTYMGEIAKIKKSKSNPATTRVYQPNLKWFPILEPIMASRYVKTKTHDPELTSDVQNAVKSEVNTFNLVSPGCSTSKKIKLHEGNEDELLNMAVQIMTKPPDDAQTFGNFVASSIKNLRSEANRRKLKRKIQSVILEIEELDDVYE
- the LOC143911254 gene encoding uncharacterized protein LOC143911254 isoform X2: MYRQFECLWDKKNEFYSNKDARESTLKHIAQQMDIDGFGVEEAKTKIRSLRSTYMGEIAKIKKSKSNPATTRVYQPNLKWFPILEPIMASRYVKTKTHDPELTSDVQNAVKSEVNTFNLVSPGCSTSKKIKLHEGNEDELLNMAVQIMTKPPDDAQTFGNFVASSIKNLRSEANRRKLKRKIQSVILEIEELDDVYE